A region of Caldalkalibacillus uzonensis DNA encodes the following proteins:
- a CDS encoding helix-turn-helix domain-containing protein — MDFPQRLRTLRKAKGLTQEELGRKVNVTKVSISGYESGNRSPDMDTLKMLADALDVSIDYLLGRDQAQTKTNDLPELTEKDERDIQKELENLISGLKSENSFAAFGGQDISQLDDEDRELLIASLENSLRLAKRIAKQKFTPKKYKEKQ; from the coding sequence ATGGACTTCCCTCAAAGATTAAGGACACTACGCAAAGCTAAAGGACTGACTCAAGAAGAATTAGGCAGGAAAGTCAATGTCACAAAAGTTTCTATCTCAGGATATGAAAGCGGCAATAGGTCGCCTGATATGGACACTTTAAAAATGCTTGCTGACGCACTCGATGTAAGCATTGATTACCTATTGGGAAGGGACCAAGCTCAAACCAAAACAAACGACCTCCCCGAACTCACTGAAAAAGATGAACGGGACATCCAGAAAGAACTGGAGAACCTCATCTCCGGACTTAAATCAGAAAACAGTTTTGCTGCCTTTGGTGGACAAGATATTAGTCAGTTGGACGATGAGGACAGAGAACTCCTTATTGCATCATTAGAAAACTCACTTAGACTTGCCAAACGCATTGCAAAGCAAAAATTCACGCCGAAAAAATACAAAGAAAAACAATAG
- a CDS encoding helix-turn-helix domain-containing protein: MSELKDLPEVTRSTFDTKEAAAYLGVSVDTIRRWVHKEGLPCLRMAGGRKWLFKKEYIDRWMEKRMNIDQQFEEKYEKEYGKLRILKP, from the coding sequence GTGAGTGAGTTGAAAGATCTACCGGAAGTTACTCGTTCAACCTTTGATACCAAAGAAGCTGCCGCATACCTGGGGGTATCGGTTGACACTATCCGGCGCTGGGTTCACAAAGAAGGGCTGCCCTGTTTGAGGATGGCCGGTGGCCGGAAGTGGCTTTTTAAGAAAGAGTATATCGATCGCTGGATGGAAAAGCGTATGAACATAGATCAGCAGTTTGAAGAGAAATACGAGAAAGAGTATGGCAAATTGCGGATTTTGAAACCTTAG
- a CDS encoding helix-turn-helix domain-containing protein — MKRERLIEIRKKQGLTLQEVADQIGVSKPYYWQIEQGKRGLSYEMAVKIASVFNKNPDDIFLQNELTYEEQKDKSAG, encoded by the coding sequence GTGAAAAGAGAAAGGTTAATTGAAATCAGAAAAAAACAAGGGCTTACTTTACAAGAAGTTGCTGACCAAATAGGAGTGAGTAAACCGTATTATTGGCAGATAGAACAGGGTAAAAGAGGACTTTCATATGAAATGGCTGTAAAGATAGCTAGTGTGTTTAATAAAAATCCAGATGATATTTTTTTGCAAAACGAGTTAACTTATGAGGAACAAAAAGACAAATCGGCTGGCTGA
- a CDS encoding DUF771 domain-containing protein has protein sequence MLKIDIQINEQEVRRLYLEKIEEKLKEVNAELVYWDSAELKRRTCMSWNTIQDNFFHDPRFPKVKVGGKWYFPAEKTKRFLLEWLEEQRR, from the coding sequence ATGCTTAAAATCGATATTCAAATCAATGAACAAGAGGTCCGCCGGTTGTACCTTGAAAAAATCGAGGAGAAGTTGAAAGAAGTGAATGCTGAACTGGTCTACTGGGATTCGGCCGAACTGAAGCGGAGAACATGCATGTCCTGGAATACGATACAAGACAACTTCTTTCATGATCCAAGGTTCCCAAAAGTGAAGGTGGGCGGGAAATGGTACTTCCCTGCTGAAAAGACCAAACGGTTTCTGCTTGAGTGGCTGGAAGAGCAAAGGAGGTGA